CATGTCGGCCCATCTCGGCAACACCTACGCAGGCGTCATCACCGGCGCGACCGAGTACGGCATCTACGTCCGGATGGTCGATTTCGCCATCGAGGGCCTGGTGCACATGCGCAACCTCAAGGACGACTACTACGAATACGACGAGTCAACCTACTCGCTCGTCGGCAAACGCAAAAAACGCAAACTGCAAATCGGCCAGCGCCTGAAAGTAAAGGTGCACGAAGTAGATATGACCAGAAGAACCATCGACCTCACGCTGGAGTGAGGCTGGATCGGATTATTGATTGGAATTGATGCGAAAGCCGGGCGATGAGTCCGGCTTTCTGCGTTATAGAGGGTGGGCGGGGGCGAAAAAACAAGCTGAAGCGTTACTCAAGCTCCTTTTTGGGCAGTTGGATCCCAAACGTCAATTTGGTATCCTCTTGACTTCAAACGTGTAGTTGCGATCTTATATTTTCTAGCAAAATAGAGGCTAGTTATGTTGTTGCCTGCAATACGATCATACTCCTCACAGTGCTCTCTAAGTCGCTTGATATATGCCGCAACTATCCCAAATGTCTCAAAACTCAATATTTTTTTCGGGTAATCACCAGGCATCAAATTTAAACTGTTCGCACCATTCTTAATGTCATGCACTGATGGAATGACTTCTTTCCACTCAAGCATCGTCGGACTAAAAAGAGCATCTGCCCCAAGGCGTTGAACTGAATTTGTTTTGGTGATGATATTTACAGTGATTTGAGAAAGAGTTGATTCGATATCTGACTCTATATGCTCAATGAAGCGGAGCAAGTCGATTTTATGCCCTTGCGCGGTTATCCTCTCGATTTCACTTCGATGTTCTTTATCCCTTTGAACCAAGGCAATTAATGCTGCAAGTACAGTCAGTGGCGTAACAACACCACCTATATAAGTGCCAAATGATGCGAGGCGTTGATGCCCTTCTATATTCCCAGGCAAAATGCCATAGACATAGAAAACTGCTATCAAAAAGGCAACAATAATTAAGAACACAACGATAATTTTTGTCACTGGACTTTTCACAATGCCTCCTGATTTGCCCAACATTGATTGGATAGTATCAGCATAAGACGCAGGGGGTTTATTTCTTTTTTATGGAGAAAAGAAAAGATCGTGTTTCAAAATTTTTCCACATCTTCGCAAAGACTTTATCACCAGGAATTGCCCCTACCTGACCAGAGCGCAGTTCTGCAAGACGACGTTGAGCTTCTGTGGCCCACTTTTTATCTATTTCCGATTCCGGCTGGTTCAGGCTGCGGAGCAGCGAATCCACTACGAATGCGCGTTTTTCAACCGGCAGCGACACCGCTTCATCAATAAGTTGCTTTGTAGTCATTAGCTCACCTTAACCGCTGATTTGATTGCCTGTTCGCACGTACTCATTGGTAAAAATACAGCACAATATCCAATTCTGCCAGTGGCATTTCGCTAATACTCGATAACCTGGTAGTCTTTTTGATTGTACCTGCCCAGTATTTATTGATTTCACCAAGCCACTACTACTCTCGAATAACAAGAATTCGTCATCGCGAGTCCCGACTTGTCGGGGCGTGGCGATCCATCTTCACGGCTTTCGCAGATTCTGCATGGATTGCCACGTCGCTCCGCTCCTCGCAATGACGGAATTCAATCACCGACTCCCTCTTCCACGTCATCGCGAGTCCCGACTTGTCGGGGCGTGGCGATCCATCTTCACGGGCTTCGCAGATGCTGCATGGATTGCCGCGTCGTTCCGCTCCTCGCAATGACGGAATCATAATGAATCAATATTGTCATACAAATCTGACCATGACGGGTTCATGGTTTGAATCAAATCTATTTCTTTTGGCGTGATCCGGACTTGAGCTGCTTTTCCCGATTGATTGCACTTTTCATCGTCTCATGTAGTTCATACCATACCAATCGATGTGTCTGATATTTTCTGGAAAATCCTTCAGCCAGATCATTCTTGTGTTGCCATATGCGTTTATGAAGGTCGCTTGTTACACCAACGTAAAGCGTTCCATTTGGTTTGTTGGCAAGAATATAGGTGCATGGCTGCTTTATCTGTATTTGTCTGTTCATGAATTGCCTTGTAAAAAATTTGTCGCAAGTAAAGAGTGGATGGGCTTTTCTCGCAATCTGTCATCGCGAATTTCGATAGGTTGAAACGTGGCGACCCATTCCCATTGAGGCGTTATTCAACGCTCACTTCGCAATCGATGAGCCGATGTTCGGGCTGTCGGGATTGACGATGACTTCTCTTGTGTTCGGTACGACAACCAGATCCATGTCCTCCATCGGAATTGCGCCGAGCAATCCCTGGTCTCGCATAACCAGCGCACTGGCAAAAACATCCGCCATCAGGCATCGCACTTGACTTTTTTATAAAACCTTATTATTGCCAAAAGCATCGAGGTCTGCGTGAGATGAGAAAAAAATGTGGCATAAAGAATCAGCAGCGGCAGTTCAAAATACAGTTGTTGAAGGCTATGATGGACGACGCCGAGGGAGAAATAGGCGTACTCTTGATATATCTGATGGGCAACTGTGTATAATGCGAGCATCGCGATGCTGATGCTTATCGATATCAATGCCTTGCGCCGCGCATCGCGTTTTCCAAAGCCGCAGAATGAAGCTCGCATCGCGAATATCGATAAAAGGGCAACGAGAGTTATCGTCGTCGTAATCACTGTAATCCATGTAGGCGTCAGAATGTCAAACACTCCGTTGTCAACTCCATATTCCTTCAACGGAAGTACTTGAAAAGAGTTGTTCAAAAGAGGCAGAAATACCGTCCAAACTGCAAGAAGGCCGCCAAACGCGGTGCGAACTGTGATGAAATCGAGAAATTCCCGAAAAACTCTCGCTTTTTTTTGTGAGTGTTCCACGTAATCCCCTCCGCCGTACAATTTTTTATTTCGATATTTTCATACAACATAAAAAATTGATTGAAAAATTTCCATTTGTGTGATAACGGAGTTTCGATTTTCGCCCTCATAGACGCATTCGCTTCAATCCAAAGCGGTCGGGCATTAGACGGCCTGATTGCAGATTTGCGATATGGAGCTGGTTTGTGACCGATATTCTGATTTTTGCGACGTATCGTTTACAGCGAACAGCAAATGCTGGTGAGAATATCCGCTCCTGCCAGTCATCTTGCGGACGGTCTGGCAGGGCCAGAGGCGTTATTCAGAACAGCATCGGCGCGGCCTCGCCCGTGACTGAGGCGATGTAGCGGGGCACATCGAATTTTCGTTTGCAGCCGCTGGCATTCATGTATCTGATCTTTCCGTAGACCGGACGCTCGCTCCAGGGACGGTCGTGCAGACCGCCAATCGACCAGGCAACGCCGGCGTAGCCGTTCGGGTCGCGTCCGTCGAGTGCGTAACGGTCGTTGAGCATGATGGCGATGTCGAACGCAGCCGCCGGGCTTGCGCTCCATTCGAGAATCTTTTTTGCCCAATACATCCGCATATAGCCGTGCATCACGCCCGTTTCTACAAGCGACAACTGGGCGGCATTCCAGAGGGGATCGTGGGTTTTTGCCTGTTCGAACTCCTCCGGAGTATAGAGATATTCGCGCTGATCACTTGCGTGCTCCATCAGGGTCGCTTTGGCCCACTCCGGGAGCGTGTCGAATACGTCATACTTCTCGTTGTAGAAGCAGTAGTTTTCCGCAAGTTCGCGCCGGATGAACAGCTCTTCGATGAAAGCATCACGGTTTTCCTGAGACGCCATGCTTCGCAATGCCTGAAAAGCAGCATGCTGGGCGCTGATCTGGCCGAAATGCAGGTACGGCGACAGCCCCGATACCGCCTCCGCGTTCGGATCGTTACGCTTGTCGGCATAGCGGTCAAGCACCCTGTCGATGAATCTGTGCAAACGCTTCTCCGCCGCAGCTTCTCCCGGAACGAGGTGCGTTACAGGCTTCAGTGACCGGTCAACATCGAGTTTTTCAAGCAAGCCGTCCCAGTTGATCGGCGGGTTCAGCAAACTGTCTGGCTGGCAGAGGGCCACAGGTTGAGGAAAGGGGGTGAGAAACGATTTGCGCAGAGCACCAAGTCTCGGCCTGATCGTCCGCGCGGCGTACTCCTGTTTTGGGGAGGCGAGCCAGCAGGGGACTATATTGCGGGCATCGACCTCGTAGAATGCGCATGAAATCGCGGCGGCGGCATTCTGTTTCCAGTGCCGCACGAGAGAAAGCGGAGAAAAGTCGCTGATCACGGCTCCCGCCCGCCTGTTCTCTGCAAAAGCGGGCAGGGTTTCTGCCGGATTGCCGAAAATCACGGTCATCGGAATTCCCGCGTTTCGCAGCGAAGCTTCAACCTCGGCAAGTCCTTTGAACATAAAGTCGTAATGCCGCAATGGCGCGCCAAGAAACGATGGCGCGAGCGTGAAGACCACTTCGAGCGGCTGTTGCAGTTGCCGGGATTTTTGACAGGCGAAGAGCAACGCCCAGTTGTTCTGGTAACGCTGGTCTCTGGACATCCAGTATATGACAGGGCCTCTCTGATCCTGTCTCAAGTTGAGCCGGCGCGCCCGGCGCTGGTCGATTTCGTGGCAGTTGTTCATAGCTTATGGATACGCTTATTCTTTTAACAGCCCGGCTATTTCAAGGAAATTGAGCAGAATCGCCCGCCCGGTTTCAGCGTACTCCATGCTGATGGCGTTGAACTCCGCGAGGAGTTCATTTTTGTTCATCGTCTTCAGGTCGTCATCGATGCCGATCCAGCTCTCGAACATCGCCGGAGTCATTTCGAAATGGCATTGCAGCCCCCAGGCATTGCCGCCGACCCGCACGATCTGGTTTTCGCATCCCCGGCCCATTGCCAGCACGATCATGCTTTCGAGCGGCGCGATGGTTTCTCCATGCAACTGAAACACCCTGAGTCGTTCCGGCATGTTCCGGAAAAGCGCATCCTGTTTGCCTGCTTCGGTCAGCTCGACCATGAACGGCTCTCCGTCAGGCTCACGGAACCCGATCTCTTTCCGATGGCACCTGAGCACTTCGCCGCCCGCCGCCTTGACGAGAAGTTGCAAACCGAGGCAGATGCCGAGATACGGCACTCCGGCATTGAGCGCCGCGCGGATCGCCTGCAGCTCACCGGTGATCTGTGCGCTCTCGTCGTTGGCGCTTTGCGGGCCGCCCAGCACCACCATGCCCGCACAGGCTGATGGATCGGGGAGCGACTCGCCCTTTGAAAGATCGTATCGCTCGAAAGCGATTTCATGTTCGTTCAGCAGCTCTTCAAGGATTCCAGGCCCCTCATGGCTGATGTTCTGGACGATAAGTAATGTGCTCGTCATGAATACTGGTTTTTAACGATTGAATCGATGGCGCATTCAGCAGAACCGGAAAAGTACCCATCACCGTTCAATCGTGGCCAGTATCTGTTTTATACACTACTTTATAAAACAGAGTTTTTTGTTAAAATAAAAATATTTTCGCGACTGGATTGACGACGCGCTTAAAGTATTTTGCCGAATACTGTTGCAGTTACTTATCGGTTGCGGTGCAAAGAGACGGGATGCGGTAATTCTGGAGCGAGGCTCAAGGTCGAATTGGCAGAGTGGTCTTCCGGGATTTACCCGAAAGCGGGCGCGGGCCGGGGGCGATCAGGGGGCGGCTGAGCCTGGATCGGGTGATTTGCCCGTCCGGAGCCACTCCTCGTCACCCGGCCTGCATTCCGGCGTGGAAACGCTTCAGCCTTCCTTGCGGAACATCTTCATGATCGACGCCAGAGGATTCTGGGCAGGCTGCTTTTTCACCGGCAGTCCGGCATGTTCCCAGCCCATGATGCCATACTGAAGATTCATCACATTTTTATAACCCTGGTTCAGGAGCATGGAGGCAGCCGAAGCGCTGCGGTGACCGCTTCTGCACGCCAGGATAACCTTCTTTTTTTCGGGAATGTCACGGAAGCTGCTGCTGAAGCGGCTCAAGGGCATCACCATCACGTCCGGCATATCGAATGACTTGCTTTCGACCTCCCGGTGCTCGCGTACATCCACAATCAGAGCGCCCTTTTTGGCCAGGGTATAAGCGTCGGCGGGGGAGATATTTTTGACTGCTGCCATAATACAGATGAATGGAATCTTTCGTTGGTAAGAGTAAAGTCGGATAATCTAATATACCTATACCGGGTACGGGTATAAGGTAAGCTATTCCTGCGTAAAGCGCAAGAAACAAAAAAACCCTCGCGGTCAGCGAGGGTTCTTTGTTCAGCGGAGAGGGTGGGATTCGAACCCACGGTACACTTGCGCGCACAACGGTTTTCGAGACCGCCCGATTCAACCACTCTCGCACCTCTCCGTGTATTATTCAATCGGGGAGTGTGAATATAAGGGATCGACCCGGTTTTGGCAAACATAATTTGGGGGAGGATGCTTGCCGGTCAATGCCGATAGAATTAGCGTGGTGAGTTCGTAAATTATCGATGCTCTCCTCAAGTCAACGCTCGATGTTCATTCCAGAAAAAGAATCACGCTATGACGCTTACTCCTTGTAAAACTAACACCTACCACGTCTTTCTCGCTTCGCCGGGCGATGTTTCGGCGGAGCGGCAGGCCGTGCGCCGGTTTTTCGACGACTACAATCGCCACTCGGCGCATATCTGGAACGCCCGGTTTGAGGTGATCGACTGGGAGAACTACTCGACCATCGGCGTGGGTCGGCCTCAAGAGCTGATTACGAAGCAGACGCTGGCGCGGTTTCGCGAATCGCTGGCGCTCGTGATCGGCATCATGGCGCAGCGCTTCGGCTCGCCGACCGGCACGGCGGAGTCGGGCACGGAGAAGGAGTTCGAGTGGGCTGAGCGACCGTCCCCAATCGTCATAAACCAAAAAAGCCTCCGAATCTGGAGGCTTTTTTATCGTCGGAGCGGGAAACGAGACTCGAACTCGCGACCCCAACCTTGGCAAGGTTGTGCTCTACCAGCTGAGCTATTCCCGCATCTGGTCAAGTGGGCTTAGTATAGGGAAAAATCCTTTTTCGTGCAACAGGTTGGTGAATTTTTTATGATCGTCCGTGGGCTGTCGCAGAACGCATTCGCCAAAGATAAGCCGGGTCTGCATTTGACGGTCATTCTTTG
This genomic window from Chlorobaculum limnaeum contains:
- a CDS encoding deoxyribodipyrimidine photo-lyase, with protein sequence MNNCHEIDQRRARRLNLRQDQRGPVIYWMSRDQRYQNNWALLFACQKSRQLQQPLEVVFTLAPSFLGAPLRHYDFMFKGLAEVEASLRNAGIPMTVIFGNPAETLPAFAENRRAGAVISDFSPLSLVRHWKQNAAAAISCAFYEVDARNIVPCWLASPKQEYAARTIRPRLGALRKSFLTPFPQPVALCQPDSLLNPPINWDGLLEKLDVDRSLKPVTHLVPGEAAAEKRLHRFIDRVLDRYADKRNDPNAEAVSGLSPYLHFGQISAQHAAFQALRSMASQENRDAFIEELFIRRELAENYCFYNEKYDVFDTLPEWAKATLMEHASDQREYLYTPEEFEQAKTHDPLWNAAQLSLVETGVMHGYMRMYWAKKILEWSASPAAAFDIAIMLNDRYALDGRDPNGYAGVAWSIGGLHDRPWSERPVYGKIRYMNASGCKRKFDVPRYIASVTGEAAPMLF
- a CDS encoding addiction module protein, with translation MTTKQLIDEAVSLPVEKRAFVVDSLLRSLNQPESEIDKKWATEAQRRLAELRSGQVGAIPGDKVFAKMWKNFETRSFLFSIKKK
- a CDS encoding type 1 glutamine amidotransferase; this encodes MTSTLLIVQNISHEGPGILEELLNEHEIAFERYDLSKGESLPDPSACAGMVVLGGPQSANDESAQITGELQAIRAALNAGVPYLGICLGLQLLVKAAGGEVLRCHRKEIGFREPDGEPFMVELTEAGKQDALFRNMPERLRVFQLHGETIAPLESMIVLAMGRGCENQIVRVGGNAWGLQCHFEMTPAMFESWIGIDDDLKTMNKNELLAEFNAISMEYAETGRAILLNFLEIAGLLKE
- a CDS encoding rhodanese-like domain-containing protein; the encoded protein is MAAVKNISPADAYTLAKKGALIVDVREHREVESKSFDMPDVMVMPLSRFSSSFRDIPEKKKVILACRSGHRSASAASMLLNQGYKNVMNLQYGIMGWEHAGLPVKKQPAQNPLASIMKMFRKEG